A window of the Deinococcus malanensis genome harbors these coding sequences:
- a CDS encoding PQQ-dependent sugar dehydrogenase, with translation MRKLLWFSLVIAGTMAASAGGSQGARNFPVIQLPQGYRIEKVVDGLTYATSVAWDGQGRMYVLEAGGAFVEEPVPARLMRIENGRAVEVVNLQTKGIGASAVGLVWHDGAFYITHRDGKDRTGAVSRVTLDGRVTQVFKGIVDSQSEHQINGIEVGPNGRMYVAVGPASNSGVVGLDLGPFVARSPKVHPRPCQDIVLTGYNFMTPDFRTDNQSDTALTGAFVPFGTATKAGQVIKGTNKCGGSILSFDPKNAEGTLRPYVSGLRNAIDMAWNNQGTMFVAVNGYDIRGSRSVKDQWDATYRVKPGAWYGWPDFSATLEPLTDPKFTPPGSQLAPIMKGGVAQPPKLNFLIDHAASKLTPPDRSLVAGLHDWNSSPSGLHFSPDGWGPFGNQLFVAEWGDLTPATNPLRDKPAGFQISRIDPATRRAVPFARNAEPGPASLQGAMGQGIERPFDLKFHSGAMYIVDYGVARVNPARIKEGKPPYEFPPKTGVVWKITRTAQ, from the coding sequence ATGCGCAAACTTCTGTGGTTCTCCCTCGTCATCGCTGGCACCATGGCGGCATCTGCAGGTGGAAGCCAGGGCGCAAGAAACTTCCCTGTGATCCAGCTTCCCCAGGGGTACAGGATCGAGAAAGTGGTCGATGGTCTGACCTACGCCACCTCAGTGGCATGGGACGGTCAGGGCCGCATGTATGTTCTCGAGGCTGGCGGCGCTTTCGTGGAAGAACCAGTACCCGCCCGCCTGATGCGGATAGAAAATGGCCGAGCTGTAGAAGTGGTAAACCTCCAGACTAAAGGCATCGGAGCGTCCGCCGTAGGTCTGGTCTGGCATGACGGGGCCTTCTACATCACCCACCGCGACGGCAAGGACCGCACAGGCGCCGTCTCCCGGGTCACGCTGGACGGCAGAGTCACGCAGGTGTTCAAGGGCATCGTTGACAGCCAGTCCGAACACCAGATCAACGGCATCGAGGTCGGCCCGAACGGAAGGATGTACGTAGCTGTCGGGCCAGCCTCTAACTCTGGTGTGGTGGGACTGGATCTCGGGCCCTTCGTGGCCCGCAGCCCCAAAGTGCACCCCCGTCCCTGCCAGGACATCGTCCTAACCGGATACAACTTCATGACCCCAGACTTCAGGACAGACAACCAGAGTGACACCGCGCTCACCGGCGCTTTTGTTCCGTTTGGCACGGCAACCAAGGCTGGCCAGGTCATCAAGGGAACCAATAAATGCGGTGGGTCTATCCTGAGCTTCGATCCGAAGAATGCGGAAGGTACCCTTCGTCCCTATGTGTCTGGTCTGCGCAACGCCATCGACATGGCCTGGAATAATCAGGGAACGATGTTCGTTGCCGTGAACGGATACGATATTCGTGGCTCGCGGAGCGTGAAAGACCAATGGGACGCTACCTACCGCGTCAAACCGGGCGCGTGGTACGGTTGGCCCGATTTCTCTGCCACGCTCGAACCCCTCACTGACCCTAAATTCACCCCGCCCGGATCGCAGCTTGCCCCCATTATGAAAGGCGGCGTGGCGCAGCCTCCGAAGCTGAATTTCCTTATCGACCATGCCGCCAGCAAACTGACTCCACCCGACCGGAGCCTTGTCGCAGGACTGCATGACTGGAACTCGTCTCCCTCAGGACTACATTTCTCGCCGGACGGCTGGGGGCCCTTTGGTAACCAGCTTTTTGTGGCCGAATGGGGCGACCTGACGCCTGCCACCAACCCCCTGCGAGACAAACCAGCAGGGTTCCAGATCAGCCGGATCGATCCGGCCACGAGACGCGCCGTGCCGTTTGCCCGCAATGCCGAACCTGGCCCCGCCTCCCTGCAGGGTGCGATGGGTCAGGGGATAGAGCGTCCCTTTGACCTGAAGTTCCACAGCGGCGCGATGTACATCGTGGATTACGGTGTGGCACGGGTGAACCCGGCCCGTATCAAGGAGGGAAAGCCCCCGTACGAGTTCCCCCCCAAAACTGGTGTAGTCTGGAAGATCACCCGCACCGCGCAGTAA
- a CDS encoding cysteine hydrolase family protein, translating into MTKQSEKFNSTEVKYKPGREHDFGFPLDRTALLIIDPVNDFLSEGGAAWEMTKSTVQSVGVVENLKQAIHGARVYGLPVLLGPMAYTEEDYADHHLQRRTGINRVMFEHKMFLAGSWGADFHPELQPQHSDIILRPHKGTDVFETDLPGHLERLGTTHLVIAGMTANLCVESTGRRAAELGYDVTYLTNAIGAESVPAYEASIKVNFPLVGNATMTVDEFLAALQGTAGEGGSVQPGDKVLGSDHGEIGTVKEVVAASADVDAHLIVPRGLIVKHDMFIPLDAVVQRAGATVFINVPKLIVGNMPWSGPPACRERREHLGPKAQDVDKVYGSVDPSGVS; encoded by the coding sequence ATGACCAAGCAGTCTGAAAAGTTCAACAGCACGGAAGTGAAGTACAAGCCCGGCAGGGAGCACGACTTCGGCTTCCCCCTCGACCGCACGGCCTTGCTGATCATTGACCCGGTCAACGACTTTCTCAGTGAGGGTGGCGCCGCCTGGGAAATGACCAAATCCACGGTGCAGTCCGTGGGGGTGGTGGAGAACCTCAAGCAGGCCATTCACGGCGCACGCGTCTATGGCCTGCCGGTCCTGCTGGGACCCATGGCCTATACGGAGGAGGACTACGCCGACCACCACCTGCAGCGCCGCACCGGGATCAACCGGGTAATGTTTGAACACAAGATGTTCCTGGCCGGCAGCTGGGGTGCAGACTTCCACCCTGAACTTCAGCCGCAGCACAGCGACATCATCCTCAGGCCGCACAAGGGCACCGACGTGTTCGAAACCGACCTGCCCGGGCACCTGGAGCGTCTGGGAACCACCCATCTGGTGATCGCGGGCATGACCGCCAACCTGTGCGTGGAAAGCACCGGACGGCGCGCAGCCGAACTCGGGTACGACGTGACGTACCTGACCAATGCCATCGGGGCCGAAAGCGTTCCGGCATACGAAGCGTCCATCAAGGTCAACTTTCCGCTGGTCGGCAACGCCACTATGACTGTCGACGAGTTTCTGGCCGCGCTGCAGGGTACGGCCGGAGAGGGGGGCAGCGTGCAGCCCGGAGACAAGGTCCTCGGCTCGGACCACGGCGAAATCGGGACTGTGAAGGAGGTCGTCGCAGCCAGTGCGGATGTGGACGCCCACCTGATCGTTCCCAGAGGACTGATCGTCAAACATGACATGTTCATTCCTCTGGACGCGGTGGTCCAGAGGGCGGGGGCGACGGTGTTCATCAACGTACCGAAGCTGATCGTGGGAAACATGCCGTGGTCCGGGCCGCCCGCATGCCGTGAACGCCGTGAGCACCTGGGCCCGAAGGCGCAGGACGTCGACAAGGTCTACGGCTCCGTGGATCCTTCTGGCGTGTCCTGA
- a CDS encoding family 1 glycosylhydrolase, whose protein sequence is MSETFLEIIRRHCGDVGQDGDGRSTRSKNGSGLPTTQPGNFMFATGIECSYPTIGHGRVRRDQLAECGHYDQWRGDLQLVKELGIRYLRYGLPYHLTHVGPDRYDWDFADLVMSEMRRLRIVPILDLLHFGVPDWLGNFQNPELPVHFEAYAGEVARRYPWVRHYTPVNEIYVTAKGSGQDGLWAPQSGTIST, encoded by the coding sequence ATGAGTGAGACGTTTCTGGAAATCATCAGGCGTCACTGTGGTGACGTAGGGCAGGACGGAGACGGGCGCAGTACACGCAGCAAGAACGGTTCCGGGCTACCCACGACGCAACCGGGTAACTTTATGTTCGCCACCGGCATCGAGTGCTCTTACCCCACCATTGGTCACGGCCGTGTCCGGCGGGACCAGCTCGCGGAGTGTGGTCATTACGATCAATGGCGCGGGGATCTGCAGCTGGTCAAGGAACTTGGGATCAGGTACTTGCGGTATGGCTTGCCCTATCACCTTACGCACGTGGGACCGGACCGTTACGACTGGGATTTCGCCGACCTGGTGATGTCCGAAATGCGCCGGCTCAGGATTGTTCCCATCCTGGATCTGCTGCACTTCGGCGTTCCTGACTGGCTGGGTAACTTCCAGAACCCGGAATTGCCGGTTCACTTCGAAGCCTACGCGGGCGAGGTCGCACGGCGCTACCCGTGGGTGCGGCACTACACGCCAGTGAATGAAATTTACGTGACTGCCAAAGGCAGCGGGCAGGATGGGCTGTGGGCGCCTCAATCAGGCACAATCTCGACCTAG
- a CDS encoding mechanosensitive ion channel family protein: MNLNIEVAWTRLQSMLQGLIAALPNIVIGLAVFMLFLFLSRTVAAAVQSVALRTGQARGIALVFSRIAAWGVLVVGGLISLIIMIPSLNAGSLFGALGVSGVAIGFAFKDIFQNLLAGILILVTRPFRIGDQIVSGAHEGTVEDIQVRATLLRTYDNRQVVIPNSELYTNRVVVNTAYDRRRLAVVVGIGFGDDIRQAKGIILNTLRGLDLVRQDPAPAVFIREYGESAVNLEVRFWIDPPVRREVIEAEDQVLEALKPALLDAGIDLPFPTQQVLFHDQTEETDGDREQQREGWPARTQNPRSRQALLREASLHQSGDQAQP; this comes from the coding sequence ATGAATCTGAACATTGAAGTGGCTTGGACGCGTCTGCAAAGCATGCTCCAGGGACTCATCGCAGCACTTCCTAACATAGTGATTGGCCTGGCCGTCTTCATGCTGTTCCTGTTCCTGTCCCGAACAGTCGCCGCTGCCGTCCAGAGTGTGGCCCTTCGCACAGGTCAGGCCCGTGGGATCGCGCTGGTCTTCTCACGCATTGCTGCGTGGGGTGTCCTGGTTGTTGGCGGGCTGATCTCTCTCATCATCATGATTCCGAGCCTCAACGCGGGCTCCCTGTTTGGGGCCCTCGGAGTGAGTGGGGTGGCCATCGGATTTGCCTTCAAGGACATTTTCCAGAACCTCCTGGCTGGCATTCTGATTCTGGTGACCAGGCCGTTTCGCATCGGGGATCAGATTGTCAGTGGCGCCCACGAAGGCACCGTCGAGGACATCCAGGTCCGCGCCACCCTGCTGCGGACCTATGACAACCGGCAGGTGGTGATTCCCAACAGCGAGCTGTACACCAACCGTGTGGTTGTCAATACCGCCTATGACAGGCGCCGCCTCGCGGTTGTGGTCGGCATTGGATTCGGGGACGACATCCGGCAGGCCAAAGGCATCATCCTGAATACCTTGCGTGGTCTGGACCTCGTCCGTCAGGACCCGGCGCCGGCTGTGTTCATCCGCGAATACGGAGAATCCGCCGTGAACCTCGAAGTTCGCTTCTGGATCGACCCCCCCGTCCGGCGTGAAGTCATCGAAGCGGAGGACCAGGTTCTGGAGGCACTCAAGCCGGCCCTGCTGGATGCCGGCATTGATCTTCCATTCCCCACCCAGCAGGTGCTCTTCCATGACCAGACGGAGGAGACCGATGGAGACCGCGAGCAGCAGCGTGAGGGCTGGCCCGCCCGGACGCAGAACCCACGCTCGCGACAGGCGCTCCTGAGAGAAGCGTCACTCCATCAGTCTGGGGACCAGGCTCAGCCTTGA
- a CDS encoding DUF2254 domain-containing protein yields the protein MKRLLLRLREYTRRFWFIPTVMTVVSLLLAHQGISLEERWGVPDWLEFVYGGGEAGARSVLMAVAGSAIGVAGTVFSITIAALSFAAGTMGPRLLDNFTRDRGNQVTLGVFIATFAFSLYSLRVVRGVDEQPFVPHYNVTAALLLALASTAALVYFIFHVTSTINITHVINLLRDDLAVSLDRLTWKEPRTRHQPPPLAFWANAEEIQAPFGGYLQLVDVSAVVQWATEHQVSVRLLVRPGDYIFPNTVIACAVPTLPPDLLRFLAVGRYRTTDQDAEYAVRQLADVAVRALSPGVNDPVTAIDILDRFGDALCRLQGRTWPDGVHYGDDAQLRLVHPVTDFAGLTDGMFHMIRQYGKGSPAVMLRLLEVITAAAGCLHGAVELSELTRHADLAYHDALANTANPADRADLQERYRRFHVVVAR from the coding sequence TTGAAACGCCTGCTGCTGCGACTCCGGGAATACACCCGTCGTTTCTGGTTTATTCCGACGGTGATGACGGTCGTGTCCCTCCTCCTGGCCCACCAGGGCATCTCGCTTGAAGAGCGATGGGGGGTGCCCGACTGGCTGGAATTTGTTTACGGAGGAGGAGAGGCAGGTGCGCGCAGCGTCCTGATGGCTGTCGCCGGAAGCGCCATTGGTGTCGCAGGCACCGTATTTTCCATTACCATTGCAGCACTGTCATTCGCAGCGGGAACCATGGGCCCCAGATTGCTGGACAATTTCACTCGTGACCGCGGCAATCAGGTCACTCTCGGCGTGTTTATCGCGACGTTCGCCTTCAGTCTGTACAGCCTGAGAGTGGTGCGGGGTGTCGATGAGCAACCCTTCGTTCCGCACTACAACGTGACAGCTGCGCTTCTCCTCGCGCTGGCGAGTACAGCGGCGCTGGTGTACTTCATCTTTCATGTCACGAGCACCATCAACATCACGCACGTCATTAACCTGCTGCGCGACGACCTGGCCGTCTCCCTGGACCGTCTCACCTGGAAAGAACCCCGCACCCGACATCAACCGCCACCTCTGGCGTTCTGGGCGAACGCCGAAGAAATCCAGGCTCCTTTTGGAGGTTATCTCCAGCTTGTGGATGTTTCCGCCGTTGTTCAGTGGGCGACGGAGCATCAGGTGTCCGTCCGTCTGCTGGTCAGGCCAGGCGATTACATTTTTCCCAATACTGTGATCGCCTGCGCAGTGCCCACGCTACCGCCAGACCTGCTGCGGTTTCTCGCGGTCGGGCGTTACCGAACGACCGATCAGGATGCAGAGTACGCCGTCCGCCAGCTGGCGGACGTGGCTGTCCGCGCACTGAGTCCAGGGGTGAACGATCCTGTCACTGCCATAGACATTCTGGACCGCTTCGGAGACGCCTTATGCCGGCTTCAGGGCCGTACCTGGCCGGACGGCGTCCATTACGGCGACGATGCCCAACTGCGCCTGGTTCACCCGGTCACCGACTTCGCCGGCTTGACCGACGGCATGTTTCATATGATTCGTCAGTACGGGAAAGGCAGCCCGGCCGTCATGTTGAGGCTGCTGGAGGTGATCACCGCTGCTGCAGGCTGCCTTCATGGTGCGGTTGAACTCAGCGAACTCACGCGCCATGCCGATCTCGCTTACCACGATGCGCTGGCAAATACAGCCAATCCCGCTGACCGTGCTGACCTCCAGGAGCGGTATCGCCGTTTTCACGTGGTGGTTGCACGGTGA
- a CDS encoding response regulator transcription factor: MQRILVVDDDPGVTNMLRRGLTYDGYMVDVAGSGEEALELARAHPPHLVVLDVMMPNMDGLQVLWRLRAEDPHLCVILLTARDAAADQVGGLEAGADDYVVKPFTFEILRARIRALLRRSEGETADVLSFGNIVLDVTKHQVWQGEREVILTAQEFKVLRVFFEQPERVMNKSMLLSRAWDPDYDGDDNIVEVYVKQLRQKLEVNGESRVIHTIRGAGYVLRAQ, encoded by the coding sequence ATGCAGCGAATCCTGGTGGTCGATGATGATCCAGGCGTTACGAATATGCTGCGCCGGGGGCTCACCTATGACGGCTACATGGTGGATGTCGCCGGGTCAGGAGAAGAAGCCCTCGAACTTGCGCGCGCGCATCCTCCTCACCTGGTTGTCCTTGATGTCATGATGCCCAACATGGACGGCCTGCAGGTTCTATGGCGCCTGCGTGCCGAAGACCCGCACCTGTGCGTGATCCTGCTTACCGCGAGGGATGCAGCGGCCGATCAGGTCGGGGGGCTCGAAGCCGGGGCAGATGATTACGTGGTCAAGCCTTTTACCTTCGAAATCCTGCGCGCCCGGATTCGTGCCCTGCTGCGCCGCTCAGAAGGCGAAACGGCGGACGTGCTGTCGTTCGGCAATATCGTTCTGGACGTCACGAAGCATCAGGTCTGGCAGGGCGAACGGGAAGTGATTCTGACTGCACAGGAATTCAAAGTCCTGCGTGTATTTTTTGAGCAGCCGGAACGCGTGATGAACAAATCGATGCTCCTGAGCCGGGCGTGGGACCCCGATTACGACGGGGATGACAATATCGTGGAGGTGTACGTCAAGCAGCTCCGCCAGAAGCTGGAGGTGAACGGGGAATCCCGCGTGATTCACACCATCCGCGGAGCGGGTTACGTGCTGCGTGCCCAGTAA
- a CDS encoding sensor histidine kinase, whose amino-acid sequence MPSKAVSIRLRLALWYGVLSAIALFIMAFLSYALFARSQYVAQDQVLRLSARHVAAGVLGAGRSYILDTKPESANIVLRLYNGNERLVQATPGAEQVPPASPRATIVSPAGPAYDQAAAMVPALRVDPVQSTKNAFGILIIRGERWRQYVLPLEKNGRFLGYVEALTPLGPLDRAVSDLKNLLFSLAAISLVAVIGLGGSIARRALAPIARLTSTAGDIAQSGDLSRRVGPVEHPDELGRLAMTFNEMLGSLQASSQVQQRFLADASHELRAPLTIMQGNLELLRLHPDMETQEKHDMLSDVEKETTRLARLVSDMLLLARRDAGVPFRSAPLDVSRIALEAFRNAQRLAGGQVLKHAVQPGVRVCGDPDRLHQLILILLDNALKFTPAGRSVGLIVTEDQERVLLVVQDEGPGIPAADQAHVFERFYRADPGRARDPGGTGLGLPIAAWIVEQHQGSIELKSEEGHGTRVEVTLKRGG is encoded by the coding sequence GTGCCCAGTAAGGCTGTCTCGATCCGCCTGCGTCTGGCCCTCTGGTACGGCGTCCTCAGCGCCATCGCCCTGTTCATCATGGCTTTCCTGAGCTACGCACTGTTTGCCCGGAGCCAGTACGTCGCCCAGGATCAGGTGCTCCGACTGAGTGCCAGACATGTGGCTGCAGGCGTCCTCGGGGCTGGTCGGTCTTACATCCTGGATACGAAGCCAGAAAGTGCCAACATTGTGCTCAGGCTTTATAACGGCAACGAACGTCTGGTGCAGGCCACACCTGGCGCCGAGCAGGTGCCTCCAGCGTCTCCTCGAGCGACCATAGTCTCCCCCGCCGGACCCGCTTACGATCAAGCAGCGGCCATGGTGCCTGCACTTCGGGTAGATCCGGTCCAGTCCACAAAAAACGCGTTTGGAATCCTCATTATCAGGGGAGAGCGCTGGCGCCAGTATGTTCTTCCCTTAGAGAAAAACGGCCGCTTTCTCGGGTATGTGGAAGCGCTCACACCTCTTGGTCCGCTCGACCGTGCGGTCAGCGACCTGAAAAATCTGCTGTTCTCCCTCGCGGCTATTTCTCTGGTCGCTGTCATCGGCCTGGGTGGAAGCATTGCAAGGCGGGCCCTGGCTCCTATCGCTCGCCTGACCAGCACGGCCGGGGACATTGCTCAGTCTGGCGACCTGTCCCGCCGGGTCGGTCCGGTGGAGCACCCAGATGAACTCGGACGTCTCGCCATGACGTTTAACGAGATGCTCGGCAGTTTGCAGGCGTCGTCTCAAGTGCAGCAGAGATTTCTGGCCGACGCTTCACACGAACTCCGCGCGCCTCTCACCATCATGCAGGGCAATCTGGAGCTCCTGAGATTGCATCCCGATATGGAAACTCAGGAAAAGCACGACATGCTCAGCGATGTCGAAAAGGAAACCACCAGGCTCGCCAGGCTCGTCTCAGACATGCTCCTCCTGGCCCGGCGGGATGCGGGGGTGCCCTTTCGCTCAGCGCCCCTGGACGTTTCGCGGATTGCTCTTGAAGCCTTCCGGAATGCCCAACGCCTGGCGGGAGGGCAGGTCCTGAAGCACGCGGTCCAACCAGGGGTTCGTGTCTGCGGTGATCCTGACCGGCTCCATCAACTCATTCTGATCCTGCTGGACAATGCTCTGAAGTTCACGCCTGCGGGACGGTCTGTCGGCCTCATCGTCACGGAAGACCAAGAACGTGTCCTGCTGGTGGTCCAGGATGAGGGTCCAGGCATCCCGGCAGCGGACCAAGCGCACGTCTTTGAACGGTTCTATCGGGCAGATCCTGGACGGGCCCGCGATCCCGGAGGAACCGGTCTAGGCCTTCCCATCGCGGCGTGGATTGTGGAGCAGCATCAGGGCAGCATCGAATTGAAGAGCGAAGAAGGCCATGGGACACGGGTCGAGGTCACCCTGAAGCGCGGCGGCTAA
- a CDS encoding DUF1206 domain-containing protein, producing the protein MLARLGYFVKGMVYITLGVLTAKAAVLATIHPPGTRGVLEMIGEDLFGQVTLAVTSMGLFGYALWQGYRAVINPERYPRTLQGFAKRVGLFLSGSAYASLAFFSTALVLFDGPDRQNLNAEDDWTRWLLSLPLGQLLVGLGGLVVVAVALNLCYVAYSGMFMKRLELEDGHETQRRIITTIGRVGIAARGLIIGIVGVFFVQAAWDFSPEKAGGLREALRAVENGPYGQWLLSFMAAGLVAFGAYELLRSRYRTIPVNK; encoded by the coding sequence GTGTTGGCACGCCTCGGCTATTTCGTCAAAGGGATGGTCTACATCACGCTTGGCGTGCTGACCGCCAAGGCCGCCGTCCTGGCGACGATCCACCCCCCAGGGACCCGTGGAGTTCTAGAAATGATTGGTGAGGACCTTTTCGGCCAGGTGACCCTGGCCGTCACATCCATGGGGCTGTTCGGGTATGCCCTCTGGCAAGGCTACCGGGCCGTGATCAACCCCGAGCGGTACCCCCGCACCCTGCAGGGGTTCGCCAAGCGCGTCGGGCTGTTCCTGAGCGGGAGTGCCTATGCCAGTCTGGCCTTCTTTTCAACCGCCCTGGTGCTCTTCGACGGTCCAGACCGTCAGAATCTGAATGCCGAGGATGACTGGACCAGATGGTTGCTGTCACTGCCCTTAGGCCAGCTTCTCGTGGGGTTGGGTGGCCTCGTTGTTGTGGCGGTCGCGCTGAACCTGTGCTATGTCGCGTACTCCGGCATGTTCATGAAGCGCCTGGAGCTGGAAGACGGCCATGAAACGCAGCGGCGCATCATCACGACCATTGGCCGTGTTGGCATCGCTGCGCGAGGACTGATCATCGGGATAGTTGGTGTCTTTTTTGTTCAGGCAGCGTGGGATTTCAGCCCTGAAAAAGCAGGAGGTCTCAGAGAGGCCCTGCGGGCAGTGGAGAACGGCCCGTACGGGCAGTGGCTCCTGAGCTTCATGGCAGCTGGGCTCGTCGCCTTTGGCGCCTATGAACTGCTTCGCAGCCGTTACCGAACGATTCCAGTGAATAAGTAA
- a CDS encoding S1C family serine protease, whose protein sequence is MLRILTPGLLSITVLLSACEQQTSQRAPLTTSSSAAAAESPTAELAALEYEENTISVTDESQTGVVFITRRGQMPDTAPEASEPSQGSSDQDVTGTGSGFFVDDEGFILTNFHVVEGAQQLTVHLPGRKREFPAQVVGVAPEYDLALLQTTDIPADLYDPLELGDSDQVRVGAKAIAMGSPFGLEFSVTQGIVSAKNRVVPTGINGIPQNSIQTDAAINPGNSGGPLLNSAAEVIGINTMILSPGTAASGTGQNAGVGFAIPINTAKAILPRLKAGETVNVPRIGVTGIPVALLPGEVREEFNLPDDGVLVQEVSPASPAAGAGLVGGLRRIELGEAALLMGGDVITRIAGQPVTTLQDIQTALVTQQAGGTVKLMIQRQGETRELVLNLSTGEVE, encoded by the coding sequence ATGCTACGTATCCTTACGCCAGGTCTGCTCTCAATAACGGTCCTCCTGAGTGCCTGCGAACAACAGACCAGTCAACGCGCGCCTCTGACCACTTCCTCCTCTGCAGCAGCCGCTGAGTCACCAACCGCTGAGTTGGCAGCTCTGGAGTACGAGGAGAACACGATCTCCGTCACCGACGAGAGCCAGACCGGAGTGGTGTTCATCACGCGTCGTGGCCAGATGCCCGACACGGCACCTGAAGCCAGTGAACCAAGTCAGGGCTCGTCAGATCAGGACGTCACCGGAACAGGTTCCGGATTTTTTGTCGACGACGAGGGGTTCATCCTGACGAACTTCCATGTCGTGGAAGGGGCCCAACAACTGACCGTGCACCTTCCCGGGCGGAAACGCGAATTCCCGGCCCAGGTTGTGGGCGTGGCTCCGGAGTATGACCTGGCGCTCCTGCAGACCACGGACATCCCCGCCGACCTGTACGACCCTTTGGAGCTGGGCGACAGTGATCAGGTGCGTGTGGGTGCAAAAGCCATCGCCATGGGATCCCCCTTCGGCCTGGAGTTCTCCGTCACTCAGGGCATCGTTTCAGCCAAGAACCGGGTGGTTCCGACCGGCATCAATGGAATCCCGCAGAACAGCATTCAGACCGATGCGGCCATCAATCCCGGCAATTCGGGCGGCCCGCTACTGAACAGTGCCGCTGAAGTGATCGGAATCAATACAATGATCCTTTCCCCAGGGACGGCGGCCTCCGGTACAGGTCAGAATGCCGGGGTTGGATTCGCCATCCCGATCAATACAGCCAAGGCGATCCTGCCGCGCTTAAAAGCAGGCGAAACAGTCAACGTACCCAGAATTGGCGTCACGGGAATACCAGTCGCGTTGCTGCCAGGCGAGGTCCGTGAGGAGTTCAATCTTCCGGACGACGGCGTGCTGGTGCAGGAGGTCTCCCCAGCAAGCCCAGCGGCAGGTGCCGGACTCGTGGGCGGCCTGCGGCGTATCGAACTGGGTGAGGCCGCGCTCCTGATGGGCGGTGACGTCATTACGAGAATTGCTGGTCAACCGGTGACCACCCTTCAGGACATCCAGACGGCGCTTGTAACCCAGCAGGCTGGAGGAACGGTGAAGCTTATGATCCAGCGCCAGGGCGAAACGCGTGAACTCGTGCTGAACCTTTCGACTGGAGAAGTCGAATGA
- a CDS encoding DUF421 domain-containing protein, whose protein sequence is MDTWLSVLQALLTPQGGWSVEFFVRVILSVALLYILVIFIARGFGARTFASFTSFDFLINVAAGSLVASSIMGRNLTEGVLALLCLALLQWATSFLSARSQRFHDVVDNPPVVLIEYGQYREAVMRRARVSRQSLEQQLRSQGISDVAQVRLAVLESGGSVSVVQGTETGHPGTYPRRAD, encoded by the coding sequence ATGGACACGTGGCTCTCGGTCTTGCAAGCCCTCCTGACGCCGCAGGGCGGCTGGTCAGTCGAGTTCTTCGTGCGCGTCATCCTCTCGGTGGCCCTGCTCTACATACTGGTGATTTTTATCGCGCGCGGCTTTGGCGCGCGCACATTCGCGTCCTTCACTTCCTTCGACTTCCTGATCAACGTCGCGGCGGGCTCGCTGGTCGCCAGTTCGATCATGGGCCGGAACCTCACTGAGGGCGTACTCGCCCTGCTGTGCCTGGCGCTGCTGCAGTGGGCCACCTCCTTCCTGAGCGCCCGCTCCCAGCGTTTTCACGACGTGGTGGACAATCCCCCGGTGGTCCTGATCGAGTACGGCCAGTACCGTGAGGCGGTGATGCGCCGGGCACGCGTCTCCAGACAGTCCCTGGAACAGCAGCTGCGCAGCCAGGGGATCAGCGATGTGGCGCAGGTGCGGCTGGCCGTCCTAGAGTCGGGTGGCAGTGTTTCCGTGGTCCAGGGCACAGAAACGGGACACCCGGGCACCTATCCACGCCGGGCGGATTGA